A single genomic interval of Sulfolobales archaeon harbors:
- the thpR gene encoding RNA 2',3'-cyclic phosphodiesterase, producing the protein MARLFIAVEIEDRSVLSRIIEVRNQIMGLGIDAKPVEDDNIHLTLRFLGDVEENLIPSIERAMEPLASIPPFRMRVRGLGVFPDLRSPRVVWVGVGEGSEILRSMRGILDRGLRGLRIYEDEHGFSPHITIARIRSRVNVDRLSRFVEENMDLDLGFSSVTRVVLKRSTLTPRGPIYSDVRRVLLGSKGGGLEGSGGGIE; encoded by the coding sequence TTGGCAAGGCTTTTCATCGCTGTAGAGATAGAGGACAGATCTGTTTTATCCAGGATTATAGAGGTTAGAAACCAGATCATGGGGCTTGGGATCGATGCTAAGCCTGTTGAGGATGACAATATACATCTTACACTGAGATTCCTGGGGGATGTTGAGGAGAATCTGATCCCAAGCATAGAGAGGGCTATGGAGCCCCTAGCCTCTATACCCCCTTTCAGGATGAGGGTTAGGGGGCTAGGGGTTTTCCCAGATCTTAGGAGCCCTAGGGTTGTATGGGTTGGTGTTGGTGAGGGCTCCGAGATCCTCAGATCTATGAGGGGTATTCTGGATAGGGGTTTGAGGGGGCTTAGGATCTATGAGGATGAGCATGGCTTCTCACCCCATATAACTATTGCGAGGATAAGGAGTAGGGTTAATGTTGATAGGCTATCTAGGTTTGTTGAGGAGAACATGGATCTAGATCTAGGTTTTTCAAGTGTAACCAGGGTGGTGCTCAAGAGAAGCACTCTAACACCTAGAGGGCCTATATATAGTGATGTTAGGAGGGTTCT